One genomic region from Phragmites australis chromosome 1, lpPhrAust1.1, whole genome shotgun sequence encodes:
- the LOC133921178 gene encoding phosphoenolpyruvate carboxylase, housekeeping isozyme has protein sequence MARNAVDKATSIDAQLRLLAPKKLSDDDKLVEYDALLLDRFLDILQDLHGEEIRETVQECYELAAEYESKLDPKMLDEIGNVLTSLDPGDSIVITKSFSHMLILANLAEEVQIAYRRRIKLKKGDFVDENSATTESDIEETLKRLVHQLKKSPMEVFDALKNQTVDLVLTAHPTQSVRRSLLQKHGRIRNCLTQLYAKDITPDEKQELDEALQRQIQAAFRTDEIRRAPPTPQDETRAGMSYFHETIWKGVPKFLRRVDTALKNIGVNERVPYNAPLIQFSSWMGGDRDGNPRVTPEVTRDVCLLARMMAANLYNAQIEDLMFELSMWRCSDELRAKADQLHRSSKKDTTKHYIEFWKQVPPSEPYRVILSDVRDKLYKTRERSRHLLASGFSEIPEEATFTDVEQFLEPLELCYRSLCACGDRSVADGILLDFLRQVSTFGLSLVRLDIRQESDRHTDVMDAITEYLGLESYREWTEEKRQEWLLSELNGKRPLFGPDLPKSDEIADVIDTFHVLAELPSDSFGAYVISMATAPSDVLAVELLQRECHVKKPLRVVPLFEKLADLEAAPAALAQLFSVDWYRNRINGKQEVMIGYSDSGKDAGRFSAAWQLYKAQEELIKVAKLYGVKLTMFHGRGGTVGRGGGPTHLAILSQPPETVHGSLRVTVQGEVIEQSFGEEHLCFRTLQRFTAATLEHGMHPPISPKPEWRALMDEMAIVATKEYRSIVFEEPRFVEYFRLATPELEYGRMNIGSRPSKRKPSGGIESLRAIPWIFAWTQTRFHLPVWLGFGAAFKHVLKKDIRNLQILQEMYNEWPFFRVTIDLVEMVFAKGDPGIAALYDKLLVSEDLWPFGERLRANYEETKQLLLQVAGHKDLLEGDPYLKQRLHIRDSYITALNVCQAYTLKRIRDPGFQVKPRPHLSKDIMDSGKPAAELVKLNTTSEYAPGLEDTLILTMKGIAAGMQNTG, from the exons GACCGATTCCTCGACATCCTCCAGGACCTGCACGGCGAGGAAATCAGGGAGACG GTGCAAGAATGTTATGAGTTAGCTGCTGAGTATGAAAGTAAGCTTGACCCCAAAATGCTGGATGAGATTGGGAATGTGTTGACCAGCTTGGATCCTGGAGACTCCATTGTCATAACCAAGTCATTCTCACACATGCTTATCCTGGCAAACTTGGCTGAGGAGGTCCAGATTGCATACCGCAGGAGGATAAAACTAAAGAAGGGTGACTTTGTTGATGAAAACTCGGCAACAACTGAATCAGACATCGAGGAGACATTAAAGAGGCTTGTGCATCAGCTCAAGAAGTCCCCTATGGAGGTATTTGATGCTCTCAAGAATCAAACTGTCGACCTCGTCCTGACTGCACATCCGACTCAGTCAGTCAGGAGGTCACTGCTCCAAAAGCATGGCAG GATAAGAAACTGCTTAACTCAACTTTATGCAAAGGACATCACTCCAGATGAGAAACAAGAACTTGACGAGGCACTTCAAAGACAG ATTCAAGCTGCCTTTAGAACTGATGAAATCAGGCGGGCACCTCCTACTCCGCAGGATGAAACACGTGCTGGAATGAGTTATTTTCATGAGACCATATGGAAGGGTGTACCCAAGTTCTTACGCAGGGTTGACACTGCTCTAAAGAACATTGGTGTAAATGAGCGGGTGCCCTATAATGCCCCTCTTATTCAGTTTTCTTCTTGGATGGGTGGTGATCGTGATG GGAATCCAAGAGTCACACCAGAGGTTACAAGGGATGTATGCCTTTTGGCTAGAATGATGGCTGCTAATTTGTATAATGCCCAGATAGAGGATCTGATGTTTGag TTATCTATGTGGCGTTGCAGTGATGAATTACGTGCAAAAGCTGATCAGTTACACCGTTCCTCCAAGAAAGACACAACAAAACACTATATAG AGTTCTGGAAACAAGTTCCCCCCAGTGAACCTTATCGTGTGATTCTGAGTGATGTCAGAGATAAGCTCTACAAGACGCGTGAGCGATCACGCCATTTATTAGCCAGTGGTTTTTCTGAAATTCCTGAGGAAGCAACCTTCACTGATGTTGAGCAG TTCTTGGAGCCGCTTGAGCTCTGTTACAGATCTCTCTGTGCCTGCGGTGATCGCTCTGTTGCAGATGGAATCCTTCTCGACTTCTTACGGCAAGTGTCTACATTTGGACTATCCCTAGTTAGACTTGATATCAGGCAAGAATCTGATCGACATACTGATgttatggatgctataactgaaTACCTCGGACTTGAATCATATCGTGAATGGACAGAGGAGAAACGCCAAGAATGGCTACTCTCAGAACTTAATGGAAAGAGGCCGTTATTTGGTCCTGACCTTCCCAAGTCAGACGAGATTGCTGATGTTATAGATACTTTCCACGTGTTAGCTGAACTTCCTTCAGATAGCTTTGGTGCATATGTAATATCTATGGCGACAGCTCCCTCAGATGTTCTTGCAGTTGAGCTCTTGCAACGTGAATGTCATGTGAAAAAACCACTGAGAGTTGTGCCATTGTTTGAAAAACTGGCAGATCTTGAGGCAGCACCAGCAGCTCTAGCCCAGCTGTTCTCTGTTGACTGGTACAGAAACAGGATCAATGGCAAGCAGGAAGTGATGATTGGGTATTCAGATTCTGGGAAGGATGCCGGTCGTTTCTCTGCTGCTTGGCAACTGTACAAAGCTCAAGAGGAGCTCATTAAGGTTGCTAAGTTGTATGGGGTTAAATTGACTATGTTTCATGGACGAGGTGGCACTGTGGGAAGAGGCGGGGGACCTACCCATCTTGCTATACTGTCACAACCTCCAGAAACTGTTCATGGATCACTTCGGGTAACTGTTCAAGGTGAAGTCATTGAGCAATCCTTTGGAGAGGAGCACTTGTGCTTTAGAACCCTTCAACGTTTTACAGCTGCTACTCTTGAACATGGCATGCATCCTCCAATTTCACCAAAACCAGAATGGCGTGCTTTAATGGATGAAATGGCTATTGTGGCCACAAAGGAATACCGATCAATTGTATTTGAAGAACCACGCTTTGTTGAATATTTTCGCCTT GCAACACCAGAGCTGGAATATGGTAGGATGAATATTGGAAGTAGACCATCAAAAAGAAAGCCAAGCGGAGGCATTGAATCGCTGCGTGCAATTCCTTGGATCTTTGCTTGGACGCAGACTCGGTTCCACCTACCAGTGTGGCTTGGTTTTGGTGCAGCATTCAAGCATGTCTTGAAAAAGGACATACGGAATCTTCAAATCCTTCAAGAGATGTACAACGAGTGGCCCTTTTTCAGGGTTACAATAGACTTGGTTGAGATGGTGTTTGCCAAAGGTGATCCTGGTATAGCTGCTCTGTATGACAAGTTGCTAGTTTCTGAGGATTTGTGGCCATTTGGCGAGCGTCTTAGAGCCAACTATGAAGAGACAAAGCAACTTCTTCTGCAG GTTGCTGGGCACAAAGACCTTCTGGAGGGCGACCCTTACTTGAAGCAGAGGCTGCACATCCGTGATTCTTACATCACAGCGCTGAACGTTTGCCAAGCTTACACGCTGAAGCGCATCAGGGACCCTGGCTTCCAAGTGAAGCCCCGACCCCACCTGTCGAAGGACATCATGGACTCGGGGAAGCCAGCCGCAGAGCTCGTGAAGCTTAACACAACGAGCGAGTACGCCCCGGGGCTGGAGGACACTCTCATCCTTACCATGAAGGGCATCGCTGCCGGTATGCAGAACACCGGCTGA